The following are encoded together in the Equus przewalskii isolate Varuska chromosome 14, EquPr2, whole genome shotgun sequence genome:
- the PPM1G gene encoding protein phosphatase 1G isoform X1, whose product MGAYLSQPNTVKCSGDGVGASRLPLPYGFSAMQGWRVSMEDAHNCIPELDSETAMFSVYDGHGGEEVALYCAKYLPDIIKDQKAYKEGKLQKALEDAFLAIDAKLTTEEVIKELAQIAGRPTEDEDEKEKVADEDDVDNEEAALLHEEATMTIEELLTRYGQNCHKGAPHSKSGAGTGEEPGSQGLNGEAGPEDPSRETSSEENGPTAKTHTGLSSNSERGTEAGQGGEPGTPTGEAGPSCSSASEKLPRVAKSKFFEDSEDESDEAEEEEEDSEECSEEEDGYSSEEAENEEDEDDTEEAEEDEEEEEEMMVPGMEGKEEPGSDSGTTAVVALIRGKQLIVANAGDSRCVVSEAGKALDMSYDHKPEDEVELARIKNAGGKVTMDGRVNGGLNLSRAIGDHFYKRNKNLPPEEQMISALPDIKVLTLTDDHEFMVIACDGIWNVMSSQEVIDFIQSKISQRDENGELRLLSSIVEELLDQCLAPDTSGDGTGCDNMTCIIICFKPRNTAELQPESGKRKLEGVLSTEEAEENGNSDKKKKAKRD is encoded by the exons GATGCTCACAACTGTATTCCTGAGCTGGACAGTGAGACAGCCATGTTTTCCGTCTACGATGGACATGGAG GGGAAGAAGTTGCCTTGTACTGTGCCAAATATCTTCCCGATATCATCAAAGATCAGAAGGCCTACAAAGAAGGCAAGCTACAGAAG gctttggaagatgcCTTCTTGGCTATTGATGCCAAACTGACCACTGAGGAAGTCATTAAGGAGCTGGCACAGATTGCAGGGCGACCCACTGAGGatgaggatgaaaaagaaaaagtagctgatgaagatgatg TGGACAATGAGGAGGCTGCACTGCTGCATGAAGAGGCTACCATGACTATTGAAGAGCTGCTGACACGCTATGGGCAGAACTGTCACAAGGGTGCTCCCCACAGCAAATCTGGAGCTGGGACAGGCGAGGAACCAGGGTCCCAGGGCCTCAATGGGGAGGCAGGACCTGAGGACCCATCTAGGGAAACTTCTTCAGAGGAAAATGGCCCCACAGCTAAGACCCACACAGGCCTTTCCTCCAACTCGGAACGTGGGACTGAGGCAGGCCAAGGTGGTGAGCCTGGCACTCCCACTGGTGAGGCTGGGCCTTCCTGCTCTTCAGCCTCCGAGAAACTGCCTCGAGTTGCTAAGTCCAAGTTCTTTGAGGACAGTGAGGATGAGTCAGATGAggcggaggaggaagaggaagacagcGAG GAATGCAGTGAGGAAGAGGATGGCTACAGCAGTGAAGAGGCAGAGAATGAGGAAgatgaggatgacactgaggaggCTGAAGAGgacgaagaagaagaagaggagatgatGGTGCCTGGGATGGAAGGCAAAGAGGAG CCTGGCTCTGACAGTGGTACAACAGCAGTGGTGGCTCTGATACGAGGGAAGCAGTTGATTGTAGCCAATGCAGGAGACTCTCGCTGTGTGGTGTCTGAGGCTGGCAAAGCTTTAGACATGTCCTATGACCACAAACCAGAGGATGAAGTGGAGCTAGCACGCATCAAGAATGCTGGTGGCAAGGTCACCATGGATGGGCGAGTCAACGGGGGCCTCAACCTCTCCAGAGCCATTG GAGACCACTTCTACAAGAGAAACAAGAACTTGCCACCTGAGGAACAGATGATTTCAGCCCTTCCTGACATTAAGGTGCTGACTCTCACTGACGACCACGAATTCATGGTCATTGCCTGTGATGGCATCTG GAATGTGATGAGCAGCCAGGAAGTTATAGACTTTATTCAATCAAAGATCAGCCAGCGTGATGAAAATGGGGAGCTTCGGTTATTGTCATCTATCGTAGAAGAG CTGCTggatcagtgcctggcacctgacACTTCTGGGGACGGTACAGGGTGTGACAACATGACCTGCATCATCATTTGCTTCAAGCCCCGAAATACAGCAGAGCTTCAGCCAGAGAGTGGCAAAAGGAAACTGGAGGGGGTGCTTTCTACTGAGGAGGCTGAAGAAAATGGCAACAGTGACAAGAAGAAGAAGGCCAAGCGGGACTAG
- the PPM1G gene encoding protein phosphatase 1G isoform X2 — MFSVYDGHGGEEVALYCAKYLPDIIKDQKAYKEGKLQKALEDAFLAIDAKLTTEEVIKELAQIAGRPTEDEDEKEKVADEDDVDNEEAALLHEEATMTIEELLTRYGQNCHKGAPHSKSGAGTGEEPGSQGLNGEAGPEDPSRETSSEENGPTAKTHTGLSSNSERGTEAGQGGEPGTPTGEAGPSCSSASEKLPRVAKSKFFEDSEDESDEAEEEEEDSEECSEEEDGYSSEEAENEEDEDDTEEAEEDEEEEEEMMVPGMEGKEEPGSDSGTTAVVALIRGKQLIVANAGDSRCVVSEAGKALDMSYDHKPEDEVELARIKNAGGKVTMDGRVNGGLNLSRAIGDHFYKRNKNLPPEEQMISALPDIKVLTLTDDHEFMVIACDGIWNVMSSQEVIDFIQSKISQRDENGELRLLSSIVEELLDQCLAPDTSGDGTGCDNMTCIIICFKPRNTAELQPESGKRKLEGVLSTEEAEENGNSDKKKKAKRD, encoded by the exons ATGTTTTCCGTCTACGATGGACATGGAG GGGAAGAAGTTGCCTTGTACTGTGCCAAATATCTTCCCGATATCATCAAAGATCAGAAGGCCTACAAAGAAGGCAAGCTACAGAAG gctttggaagatgcCTTCTTGGCTATTGATGCCAAACTGACCACTGAGGAAGTCATTAAGGAGCTGGCACAGATTGCAGGGCGACCCACTGAGGatgaggatgaaaaagaaaaagtagctgatgaagatgatg TGGACAATGAGGAGGCTGCACTGCTGCATGAAGAGGCTACCATGACTATTGAAGAGCTGCTGACACGCTATGGGCAGAACTGTCACAAGGGTGCTCCCCACAGCAAATCTGGAGCTGGGACAGGCGAGGAACCAGGGTCCCAGGGCCTCAATGGGGAGGCAGGACCTGAGGACCCATCTAGGGAAACTTCTTCAGAGGAAAATGGCCCCACAGCTAAGACCCACACAGGCCTTTCCTCCAACTCGGAACGTGGGACTGAGGCAGGCCAAGGTGGTGAGCCTGGCACTCCCACTGGTGAGGCTGGGCCTTCCTGCTCTTCAGCCTCCGAGAAACTGCCTCGAGTTGCTAAGTCCAAGTTCTTTGAGGACAGTGAGGATGAGTCAGATGAggcggaggaggaagaggaagacagcGAG GAATGCAGTGAGGAAGAGGATGGCTACAGCAGTGAAGAGGCAGAGAATGAGGAAgatgaggatgacactgaggaggCTGAAGAGgacgaagaagaagaagaggagatgatGGTGCCTGGGATGGAAGGCAAAGAGGAG CCTGGCTCTGACAGTGGTACAACAGCAGTGGTGGCTCTGATACGAGGGAAGCAGTTGATTGTAGCCAATGCAGGAGACTCTCGCTGTGTGGTGTCTGAGGCTGGCAAAGCTTTAGACATGTCCTATGACCACAAACCAGAGGATGAAGTGGAGCTAGCACGCATCAAGAATGCTGGTGGCAAGGTCACCATGGATGGGCGAGTCAACGGGGGCCTCAACCTCTCCAGAGCCATTG GAGACCACTTCTACAAGAGAAACAAGAACTTGCCACCTGAGGAACAGATGATTTCAGCCCTTCCTGACATTAAGGTGCTGACTCTCACTGACGACCACGAATTCATGGTCATTGCCTGTGATGGCATCTG GAATGTGATGAGCAGCCAGGAAGTTATAGACTTTATTCAATCAAAGATCAGCCAGCGTGATGAAAATGGGGAGCTTCGGTTATTGTCATCTATCGTAGAAGAG CTGCTggatcagtgcctggcacctgacACTTCTGGGGACGGTACAGGGTGTGACAACATGACCTGCATCATCATTTGCTTCAAGCCCCGAAATACAGCAGAGCTTCAGCCAGAGAGTGGCAAAAGGAAACTGGAGGGGGTGCTTTCTACTGAGGAGGCTGAAGAAAATGGCAACAGTGACAAGAAGAAGAAGGCCAAGCGGGACTAG
- the ZNF513 gene encoding zinc finger protein 513 isoform X1, whose protein sequence is MPRRKQSHPQPVKCEGVKVDTEDSLDEGPGSLVLESDLLLGQDLEFEEEEEEGDGNSDQLMGFERDSEGDSLGARPGLPYGLSDDESGGGRALSAESEVEEPARGPGEARGERPGPACRLWGGPTCEGPCCRAGGPGGGPPLPPLPPRLLYSCRLCAFVSHYSSHLKRHMKIHSGEKPFRCGRCPYASAQLVNLTRHTRTHTGEKPYRCPHCPFACSSLGNLRRHQRTHARPPTLPCPTCGFHCCAPRPTRPPSPTEQEGAVTRRPEDALLLPDLSLHVPPGGASFLPDCGQLRGEGEGLCGTGSEPLPELLFPWTCRNCGQELEEGEGSRLGAAMCGRCMRGEAGGDASGGPQGPSDKGFACSLCPFATHYPNHLARHMKTHSGEKPFRCARCPYASAHLDNLKRHQRVHTGEKPYKCPLCPYACGNLANLKRHGRIHSGDKPFRCSLCNYSCNQSMNLKRHMLRHTGEKPFHCATCAYTTGHWDNYKRHQKVHGHGGAGGSGLSASEGWASPHSPPSVLSSRGPSALGATGSRALHTDSP, encoded by the exons ATGCCCCGAAGGAAGCAAAGCCACCCGCAGCCCGTGAAATGCGAGGGGGTCAAAG TGGATACCGAAGACTCCCTCGACGAAGGACCCGGGTCCCTGGTATTGGAGAGTGATTTGCTACTAGGCCAGGATCTGGAgtttgaggaggaagaggaggaaggtgaCGGCAACAGCGACCAGCTCATGGGCTTTGAGAGAGACTCTGAAG GAGACTCTCTGGGAGCCAGGCCTGGGCTTCCCTATGGGCTGAGCGACGATGAGTCTGGGGGCGGCCGGGCATTAAGTGCCGAGAGTGAAGTTGAGGAGCCAGCCAGGGGTCCAGGGGAGGCCAGGGGTGAGAGGCCAGGCCCAGCCTGCAGGCTGTGGGGAGGGCCAACATGTGAGGGGCCGTGTTGTAGGGCAGGAGGGCCGGGTGGGGGACCCCCGCTGCCCCCGCTGCCCCCACGGCTACTATACTCATGCCGCCTCTGCGCCTTCGTGTCCCACTACTCGAGCCACCTGAAGCGGCACATGAAGATACACAGCGGGGAGAAGCCGTTCCGCTGTGGCCGCTGCCCCTACGCCTCAGCCCAGCTCGTCAACCTGACACGACATACCCGCACCCACACTGGCGAGAAGCCCTATCGCTGTCCCCACTGCCCCTTTGCCTGCAGCAGCCTGGGCAACCTGAGGCGGCATCAGCGCACCCATGCAAGGCCCCCCACTCTTCCCTGCCCGACCTGTGGCTTCCACTGCTGTGCTCCACGTCCAACCCGGCCTCCTAGTCCCACAGAGCAGGAGGGGGCAGTGACCCGGCGACCTGAAG ATGCTCTGCTGCTTCCAGATTTGAGCCTGCATGTGCCACCAGGTGGTGCCAGTTTCCTGCCAGACTGTGGGCAGCTGCGGGGTGAAGGGGAGGGCCTATGTGGGACTGGATCAGAACCACTGCCAGAGCTGCTGTTCCCTTGGACCTGCCGGAACTGTGGTcaagagctggaggagggggaggggagtcgGCTGGGAGCTGCCATGTGTGGGCGTTGCATGCgaggagaagctggaggggaTGCCAGTGgagggccccagggccccagtGACAAAGGCTTTGCCTGTAGCCTCTGCCCGTTTGCTACTCATTATCCCAACCACCTGGCCCGGCACATGAAGACACACAGTGGCGAGAAGCCCTTTCGCTGTGCCCGCTGTCCCTATGCCTCTGCTCATCTGGATAATCTGAAACGGCACCAGCGCgtccacacaggagagaagccctaCAAGTGCCCCCTCTGCCCCTATGCCTGTGGCAACCTGGCCAACCTCAAGCGTCACGGTCGCATCCACTCTGGGGACAAACCTTTTCGGTGTAGCCTTTGCAACTACAGCTGCAACCAGAGCATGAACCTCAAACGCCACATGCTGCGTCATACAGGCGAGAAGCCCTTCCACTGTGCCACCTGCGCCTACACCACGGGCCACTGGGACAACTACAAACGCCACCAGAAGGTGCATGGGCATGGTGGGGCAGGAGGGTCTGGCCTCTCTGCCTCTGAGGGCTGGGCCTCACCTCATAGCCCTCCCTCCGTTTTGAGCTCTCGGGGTCCTTCAGCCCTGGGTGCCACTGGTAGCCGGGCTCTCCATACAGACTCACCCTGA
- the ZNF513 gene encoding zinc finger protein 513 isoform X2, with translation MGFERDSEGDSLGARPGLPYGLSDDESGGGRALSAESEVEEPARGPGEARGERPGPACRLWGGPTCEGPCCRAGGPGGGPPLPPLPPRLLYSCRLCAFVSHYSSHLKRHMKIHSGEKPFRCGRCPYASAQLVNLTRHTRTHTGEKPYRCPHCPFACSSLGNLRRHQRTHARPPTLPCPTCGFHCCAPRPTRPPSPTEQEGAVTRRPEDALLLPDLSLHVPPGGASFLPDCGQLRGEGEGLCGTGSEPLPELLFPWTCRNCGQELEEGEGSRLGAAMCGRCMRGEAGGDASGGPQGPSDKGFACSLCPFATHYPNHLARHMKTHSGEKPFRCARCPYASAHLDNLKRHQRVHTGEKPYKCPLCPYACGNLANLKRHGRIHSGDKPFRCSLCNYSCNQSMNLKRHMLRHTGEKPFHCATCAYTTGHWDNYKRHQKVHGHGGAGGSGLSASEGWASPHSPPSVLSSRGPSALGATGSRALHTDSP, from the exons ATGGGCTTTGAGAGAGACTCTGAAG GAGACTCTCTGGGAGCCAGGCCTGGGCTTCCCTATGGGCTGAGCGACGATGAGTCTGGGGGCGGCCGGGCATTAAGTGCCGAGAGTGAAGTTGAGGAGCCAGCCAGGGGTCCAGGGGAGGCCAGGGGTGAGAGGCCAGGCCCAGCCTGCAGGCTGTGGGGAGGGCCAACATGTGAGGGGCCGTGTTGTAGGGCAGGAGGGCCGGGTGGGGGACCCCCGCTGCCCCCGCTGCCCCCACGGCTACTATACTCATGCCGCCTCTGCGCCTTCGTGTCCCACTACTCGAGCCACCTGAAGCGGCACATGAAGATACACAGCGGGGAGAAGCCGTTCCGCTGTGGCCGCTGCCCCTACGCCTCAGCCCAGCTCGTCAACCTGACACGACATACCCGCACCCACACTGGCGAGAAGCCCTATCGCTGTCCCCACTGCCCCTTTGCCTGCAGCAGCCTGGGCAACCTGAGGCGGCATCAGCGCACCCATGCAAGGCCCCCCACTCTTCCCTGCCCGACCTGTGGCTTCCACTGCTGTGCTCCACGTCCAACCCGGCCTCCTAGTCCCACAGAGCAGGAGGGGGCAGTGACCCGGCGACCTGAAG ATGCTCTGCTGCTTCCAGATTTGAGCCTGCATGTGCCACCAGGTGGTGCCAGTTTCCTGCCAGACTGTGGGCAGCTGCGGGGTGAAGGGGAGGGCCTATGTGGGACTGGATCAGAACCACTGCCAGAGCTGCTGTTCCCTTGGACCTGCCGGAACTGTGGTcaagagctggaggagggggaggggagtcgGCTGGGAGCTGCCATGTGTGGGCGTTGCATGCgaggagaagctggaggggaTGCCAGTGgagggccccagggccccagtGACAAAGGCTTTGCCTGTAGCCTCTGCCCGTTTGCTACTCATTATCCCAACCACCTGGCCCGGCACATGAAGACACACAGTGGCGAGAAGCCCTTTCGCTGTGCCCGCTGTCCCTATGCCTCTGCTCATCTGGATAATCTGAAACGGCACCAGCGCgtccacacaggagagaagccctaCAAGTGCCCCCTCTGCCCCTATGCCTGTGGCAACCTGGCCAACCTCAAGCGTCACGGTCGCATCCACTCTGGGGACAAACCTTTTCGGTGTAGCCTTTGCAACTACAGCTGCAACCAGAGCATGAACCTCAAACGCCACATGCTGCGTCATACAGGCGAGAAGCCCTTCCACTGTGCCACCTGCGCCTACACCACGGGCCACTGGGACAACTACAAACGCCACCAGAAGGTGCATGGGCATGGTGGGGCAGGAGGGTCTGGCCTCTCTGCCTCTGAGGGCTGGGCCTCACCTCATAGCCCTCCCTCCGTTTTGAGCTCTCGGGGTCCTTCAGCCCTGGGTGCCACTGGTAGCCGGGCTCTCCATACAGACTCACCCTGA
- the SNX17 gene encoding sorting nexin-17 isoform X2, which produces MQAVRQDPLLGSSETFNSFLRRAQQETQQVPTEEVSLEVLLSNGQKVLVSVLTSDQTEDVLEAVAAKLDLPDDLIGYFSLFLVREKEDGAFSFVRKLQEFELPYVSVTSLRSQEYKIVLRKSYWDSAYDDDVMENRVGLNLLYAQTVSDIERGWILVTKEQHRQLKSLQEKVSKKEFLRLAQTLRHYGYLRFDACVADFPEKDCPVVVSAGNSELSLQLRLPGQQLREGSFRVTRMRCWRVTSSVPLPSGGTSSPGRGRGEVRLELAFEYLMSKDRLQWVTITSPQAIMMSICLQSMVDELMVKKSGGSIRKMLRRRVGGTLRHSDSQQAVKSPPLLESPDASRESIVKLSSKLSAVSLRGIGSPSTDASASDVHGNFAFEGIGDEDL; this is translated from the exons ATGCAAGCTG TTCGGCAAGACCCATTGCTTGGGAGCAGTGAGACCTTCAATAGTTTCCTGCGTCGGGCACAACAG GAGACACAGCAAGTCCCCACAGAGGAGGTCTCCTTGGAAGTGCTGCTCAGCAACGGGCAGAAAGTGCTGGTCAGTGTGCTAACTTCAGATCAGACTGAGGATGTCCTGGAG GCTGTGGCCGCAAAGCTGGATCTTCCAGATGACTTGATCGGATATTTTAGTCTCTTTCTAGTTCGAGAAAAAGAGGATGGAGCCTTTTCTT TTGTACGAAAGTTGCAAGAGTTTGAGCTGCCTTATGTGTCTGTGACCAGTCTTCGAAGTCAAGAGTATAAGATTGTGCTAAGGAAAAG TTATTGGGACTCTGCCTATGATGATGACGTCATGGAGAACCGGGTTGGCCTGAACCTGCTTTATGCTCAG ACAGTATCAGACATTGAGCGTGGATGGATCCTGGTCACCAAGGAGCAGCACCGGCAGCTCAAATCTCTGCAAGAGAAGGTCTCTAAGAAGGAG TTCCTGCGGCTGGCCCAGACACTGCGGCACTATGGCTACTTGCGCTTCGACGCCTGTGTGGCTGACTTCCCAGAGAAGGACTGTCCCGTGGTGGTGAGCGCAGGCAACAGTGAACTCAGCCTCCAGCTCCGCCTTCCTGGCCAGCAACTCCGTGAAGGTTCCTTCCGGGTCACCCGCATGCGGTGCTGGCgggtcacctcctct gtgCCACTGCCCAGCGGAGGCACAAGCAGCCCAGGCCGGGGCCGGGGTGAGGTACGCCTGGAACTGGCTTTCGAATACCTCATGAGCAAGGATCGGCTACAGTGGGTCACCATCACCAGCCCCCAG GCTATCATGATGAGCATCTGCCTGCAGTCCATGGTAGATGAACTGATGGTGAAGAAATCTGGCGGCAGTATCAGGAAG ATGCTGCGCCGGCGGGTGGGGGGCACCCTGAGACACTCAGACAGCCAGCAAGCAGTGAAGTCCCCTCCACTGCTT GAGTCACCTGATGCCAGCCGGGAGTCCATAGTCAAACTCTCA AGCAAGCTGAGTGCCGTGAGCTTGCGAGGGATTGGCAGTCCCAGCACAGATGCCAGTGCCAGTGATGTCCACGGCAATTTCGCCTTCGAGGGCATTGGAGATGAGGATCTGTGA
- the SNX17 gene encoding sorting nexin-17 isoform X1, whose product MHFSIPETESRSGDSGGSAYVAYNIHVNGVLHCRVRYSQLLGLHEQLRKEYGANVLPAFPPKKLFSLTPAEVEQRREQLEKYMQAVRQDPLLGSSETFNSFLRRAQQETQQVPTEEVSLEVLLSNGQKVLVSVLTSDQTEDVLEAVAAKLDLPDDLIGYFSLFLVREKEDGAFSFVRKLQEFELPYVSVTSLRSQEYKIVLRKSYWDSAYDDDVMENRVGLNLLYAQTVSDIERGWILVTKEQHRQLKSLQEKVSKKEFLRLAQTLRHYGYLRFDACVADFPEKDCPVVVSAGNSELSLQLRLPGQQLREGSFRVTRMRCWRVTSSVPLPSGGTSSPGRGRGEVRLELAFEYLMSKDRLQWVTITSPQAIMMSICLQSMVDELMVKKSGGSIRKMLRRRVGGTLRHSDSQQAVKSPPLLESPDASRESIVKLSSKLSAVSLRGIGSPSTDASASDVHGNFAFEGIGDEDL is encoded by the exons ATGCACTTTTCCATTCCTGAAACCGAGTCCCGCAGCGGGGACAGCGGCGGCTCCGCCTACGTG GCCTATAACATTCACGTGAATGGAGTCCTGCACTGTCGGGTGCGCTACAGCCAGCTCCTGGGGCTGCATGAGCAG CTTCGGAAGGAGTATGGGGCCAATGTGCTTCCTGCATTTCCACCAAAGAAGCTTTTCTCTCTGACACCTGCTGAGGTagaacagaggagagagcagTTAGAGAAATACATGCAAGCTG TTCGGCAAGACCCATTGCTTGGGAGCAGTGAGACCTTCAATAGTTTCCTGCGTCGGGCACAACAG GAGACACAGCAAGTCCCCACAGAGGAGGTCTCCTTGGAAGTGCTGCTCAGCAACGGGCAGAAAGTGCTGGTCAGTGTGCTAACTTCAGATCAGACTGAGGATGTCCTGGAG GCTGTGGCCGCAAAGCTGGATCTTCCAGATGACTTGATCGGATATTTTAGTCTCTTTCTAGTTCGAGAAAAAGAGGATGGAGCCTTTTCTT TTGTACGAAAGTTGCAAGAGTTTGAGCTGCCTTATGTGTCTGTGACCAGTCTTCGAAGTCAAGAGTATAAGATTGTGCTAAGGAAAAG TTATTGGGACTCTGCCTATGATGATGACGTCATGGAGAACCGGGTTGGCCTGAACCTGCTTTATGCTCAG ACAGTATCAGACATTGAGCGTGGATGGATCCTGGTCACCAAGGAGCAGCACCGGCAGCTCAAATCTCTGCAAGAGAAGGTCTCTAAGAAGGAG TTCCTGCGGCTGGCCCAGACACTGCGGCACTATGGCTACTTGCGCTTCGACGCCTGTGTGGCTGACTTCCCAGAGAAGGACTGTCCCGTGGTGGTGAGCGCAGGCAACAGTGAACTCAGCCTCCAGCTCCGCCTTCCTGGCCAGCAACTCCGTGAAGGTTCCTTCCGGGTCACCCGCATGCGGTGCTGGCgggtcacctcctct gtgCCACTGCCCAGCGGAGGCACAAGCAGCCCAGGCCGGGGCCGGGGTGAGGTACGCCTGGAACTGGCTTTCGAATACCTCATGAGCAAGGATCGGCTACAGTGGGTCACCATCACCAGCCCCCAG GCTATCATGATGAGCATCTGCCTGCAGTCCATGGTAGATGAACTGATGGTGAAGAAATCTGGCGGCAGTATCAGGAAG ATGCTGCGCCGGCGGGTGGGGGGCACCCTGAGACACTCAGACAGCCAGCAAGCAGTGAAGTCCCCTCCACTGCTT GAGTCACCTGATGCCAGCCGGGAGTCCATAGTCAAACTCTCA AGCAAGCTGAGTGCCGTGAGCTTGCGAGGGATTGGCAGTCCCAGCACAGATGCCAGTGCCAGTGATGTCCACGGCAATTTCGCCTTCGAGGGCATTGGAGATGAGGATCTGTGA